A region from the Paludicola sp. MB14-C6 genome encodes:
- a CDS encoding sensor histidine kinase, with translation MRLISFTMVILFFVIIIITMTNFSSIKLVKTYNNFSESYNQLSLFYENLKGSSEHIKSYLYSYNTQDYDKYISSVNKAQGNLNYLKSHSKEELRFRCVLLENMFVNYKNLVKEITYDDMNHRITEDEYDELMHLHGLIDATSIDYFKYVTNDMLLIKESVLESLRMQIGIAIAIIIIMLAAAFIFVYFLIRSITKPIESIVENINSIKVGRFNVSEVKNGSKEIGVLLQAFDEMAISLQEYVNSIQEKAELKQKLLIKENENLRINKTLTLSKLKTLQSQINPHFLFNTLNIISKFAYIEGAQKTSDLMVITSDLLRYGLDKSDKVSDIIQEIECVKNYIRIQTARFGDRIKFETHIDDDIPTIKMPGMTLQPLIENSVTHGVKDIISNARVALVVQANENEIIIKIEDNGKGMDSDQLERLTMNIDNIDDIDEFAESTSIGIYNVRRRLEMFYGDKHKFNIESSIDCGVTVVICIYLSNNREDDVDVQPNYS, from the coding sequence ATGCGATTAATCTCTTTTACTATGGTTATATTGTTTTTTGTTATTATAATTATTACAATGACAAATTTCAGCAGTATTAAACTTGTAAAAACATATAATAATTTCTCCGAATCCTATAATCAGCTCAGCTTGTTTTATGAAAATTTAAAAGGAAGCAGTGAGCATATAAAAAGTTATTTATATTCTTATAATACGCAAGATTACGATAAATATATTAGTAGTGTGAATAAAGCACAAGGTAATTTAAATTATCTTAAAAGCCATTCAAAAGAGGAATTGCGTTTTAGATGTGTATTACTTGAAAATATGTTTGTGAATTATAAAAATCTTGTTAAAGAAATAACTTACGATGACATGAATCATCGTATCACAGAAGATGAGTATGATGAACTGATGCATTTACATGGTTTAATAGATGCAACATCCATTGATTATTTTAAATATGTTACGAATGATATGCTGCTTATTAAAGAATCTGTGCTTGAAAGTTTACGAATGCAGATAGGAATTGCTATTGCTATTATTATTATAATGTTAGCGGCAGCTTTTATATTTGTATATTTTCTAATAAGAAGTATAACAAAGCCAATTGAAAGTATAGTTGAAAATATCAATAGTATAAAAGTTGGCAGATTTAATGTAAGCGAGGTTAAAAACGGAAGCAAAGAAATAGGCGTATTATTACAAGCTTTTGATGAAATGGCAATCAGTCTTCAAGAATATGTTAACAGTATTCAAGAAAAAGCAGAACTGAAACAAAAGTTGTTAATTAAAGAAAATGAAAATCTTAGAATTAACAAAACGCTTACCTTATCAAAACTTAAAACCTTGCAAAGCCAAATAAACCCTCATTTTTTATTTAATACTTTGAATATAATATCTAAATTTGCGTATATTGAGGGTGCGCAAAAAACAAGCGATTTAATGGTAATTACTTCTGATTTATTAAGATACGGCTTGGATAAATCCGATAAAGTTTCCGACATTATTCAAGAAATTGAGTGTGTGAAAAATTATATAAGAATACAAACTGCCCGTTTTGGCGATAGAATAAAATTTGAAACGCATATTGATGATGATATTCCTACCATTAAAATGCCCGGTATGACATTACAGCCGTTAATAGAAAACAGCGTTACACACGGCGTAAAGGACATTATATCAAATGCTCGTGTAGCCTTAGTTGTACAAGCTAATGAAAATGAGATTATTATTAAAATTGAAGATAACGGAAAAGGCATGGATTCAGATCAGCTTGAAAGATTAACTATGAATATCGATAATATAGATGATATTGATGAATTTGCTGAGTCTACTAGTATTGGTATATATAACGTAAGGCGCAGACTTGAGATGTTTTATGGAGATAAACATAAATTTAATATAGAAAGCAGTATTGATTGTGGCGTTACTGTTGTTATTTGTATTTATTTATCAAATAATCGGGAGGACGATGTAGATGTACAGCCTAATTATAGTTGA
- the cmk gene encoding (d)CMP kinase, with translation MKAIAIDGPAGAGKSTIAKAIAKKIGFIYVDTGALYRAVGLYVSRNDVNTTDKERIQPMLKNIQVELKYVDGTQRVFLNGEDVSEAIRVPEMSMHASNVSAIPCVREFLFDLQRNITKVNDVIMDGRDIGTVVLPNADVKIFLTASPEVRAKRRYDEHMEKGQTVDFDKLLEEIKQRDYNDSHREIAPLKQAEDAILVDTSDNSLEQSIELLSNIILKQIKIS, from the coding sequence ATGAAAGCAATCGCAATTGATGGGCCTGCGGGGGCAGGAAAAAGTACTATAGCAAAAGCAATCGCAAAAAAAATAGGTTTTATCTATGTAGATACCGGTGCACTCTATCGTGCTGTTGGTTTATATGTAAGTAGAAATGATGTAAATACAACAGACAAAGAACGAATTCAACCAATGCTAAAAAATATTCAAGTTGAATTGAAATATGTTGATGGAACACAAAGAGTCTTTTTAAATGGTGAAGATGTATCTGAAGCAATACGTGTCCCTGAGATGTCAATGCACGCTTCTAATGTATCAGCTATTCCATGTGTGCGTGAGTTTTTGTTTGATTTACAACGTAATATTACAAAAGTGAATGATGTTATTATGGATGGAAGAGATATTGGTACAGTAGTACTTCCAAATGCTGATGTCAAAATATTTTTAACGGCTTCTCCTGAAGTGAGAGCAAAACGTCGATATGATGAGCATATGGAAAAAGGTCAAACAGTTGATTTTGATAAGCTATTAGAAGAAATTAAACAACGAGATTATAATGATTCACATCGTGAAATAGCTCCATTAAAACAAGCTGAGGATGCAATTTTAGTAGATACTTCAGACAACTCATTGGAACAATCCATTGAACTACTATCTAATATTATTTTAAAACAAATTAAAATTTCATAA
- a CDS encoding lysophospholipid acyltransferase family protein, which translates to MTFYLFAQQVVLFIMRFGFKIKVENKENLPSDRGFVLASNHRSNLDPLFIGLGFKRKVCFMAKEELFQNPILGFIIRKLGAFPVSRGKGDHAAIDKAVNIVQSGGVLGIFPEGTRSKDGVLKKAKSGAVLVASMTHADIIPVGIRYGERKFIRREITVVYGEPIKNEQLIIVDNNRAQLKAACGLLMSRIAELLGVNINDNIS; encoded by the coding sequence ATGACTTTTTATTTATTTGCGCAACAAGTTGTTCTATTTATTATGAGATTTGGTTTTAAAATTAAAGTTGAGAATAAAGAAAATCTACCAAGTGATCGAGGATTTGTACTTGCATCCAACCATCGTTCAAATTTAGATCCACTTTTTATTGGATTGGGATTTAAACGCAAGGTTTGTTTTATGGCTAAAGAGGAATTGTTTCAAAATCCAATATTGGGTTTTATCATTCGTAAATTAGGTGCATTTCCCGTATCAAGAGGAAAAGGCGATCATGCTGCAATTGATAAAGCAGTAAACATAGTTCAATCCGGTGGAGTACTTGGGATTTTTCCCGAAGGAACTCGTTCTAAGGATGGAGTACTTAAAAAAGCCAAATCAGGTGCTGTTTTAGTAGCATCAATGACTCATGCAGACATTATTCCTGTTGGAATTCGTTATGGTGAAAGAAAGTTTATTCGACGCGAAATAACTGTTGTTTATGGTGAACCAATTAAGAATGAACAACTAATAATTGTCGACAATAATAGAGCACAGTTAAAAGCAGCCTGTGGATTGCTTATGTCTCGAATTGCAGAATTGTTAGGGGTGAACATAAATGATAACATTAGCTAA
- a CDS encoding IS256 family transposase — MEKQPKELLKEYVNSQNFTSTTEVMQAMKEMFKDVLQQVMDSELDEELGYQKSQRIANDDGKSMSKNYRNGYSKKTVKTQLGEVDINVPRDRNGEFEPQIIGKYNRNADGMEEKIIALYSCGMSQRDIAEQVKNLYDVEISDGLVSKITEKIMPEVTAWQNRPLDSVYPFVFMDAIHYKVKENNQFVTKAAYVVLGITLEGNKDILGIWIGENESSKFWLSVMNDLKSRGLQDVYLFCVDGLKGFKEAINAAYPKAHIQRCIIHQIRYSTRYVGYKDIKKLMADLKLVYQAVTEEEALNNLISFKEKWGKSYPSCIKSWEDNWDILSTFFAYPTDVRKIIYTTNIIEGLNRQFRQITKNKPSFQNDDSLKRILYLASKKIVERWTQRCRNWDVVLNQLNIMFSDRIAG, encoded by the coding sequence ATGGAAAAGCAACCGAAAGAGTTATTAAAAGAGTATGTGAACAGCCAAAACTTCACAAGCACAACAGAGGTTATGCAGGCAATGAAAGAGATGTTCAAAGATGTTCTTCAGCAAGTTATGGATAGTGAATTAGACGAAGAATTGGGTTACCAAAAAAGTCAAAGAATAGCGAACGATGACGGAAAAAGCATGTCGAAAAATTATCGAAATGGATATTCAAAGAAAACAGTTAAAACACAACTTGGCGAAGTGGATATTAATGTTCCTCGTGATAGAAACGGTGAATTTGAACCACAAATTATTGGTAAATATAATCGTAATGCTGACGGGATGGAAGAAAAAATTATTGCACTTTACTCTTGTGGCATGTCTCAACGAGATATTGCTGAACAAGTAAAAAATCTTTATGATGTAGAAATTTCAGATGGACTAGTAAGCAAGATAACAGAAAAAATAATGCCGGAAGTAACAGCATGGCAAAACCGTCCACTAGATAGTGTATACCCATTTGTGTTCATGGATGCAATACACTACAAAGTAAAAGAAAACAATCAGTTTGTAACGAAAGCAGCATATGTGGTTTTAGGAATTACACTTGAAGGAAATAAAGATATATTGGGCATTTGGATTGGAGAAAACGAGAGCTCAAAATTCTGGTTGAGCGTTATGAATGACTTGAAATCAAGGGGTTTGCAAGATGTATACCTATTTTGTGTTGACGGTTTAAAAGGTTTTAAAGAAGCAATCAATGCAGCATATCCCAAAGCGCACATTCAACGTTGTATTATACATCAAATTCGATATTCAACACGATATGTAGGATACAAAGATATCAAGAAGTTAATGGCAGATCTAAAACTAGTATATCAAGCTGTTACAGAGGAAGAAGCATTGAATAATCTAATATCATTCAAAGAAAAATGGGGTAAAAGTTATCCTTCTTGCATAAAGAGTTGGGAGGATAACTGGGATATACTATCAACCTTTTTTGCATATCCAACTGATGTAAGGAAAATAATATACACAACTAATATTATTGAGGGATTAAACAGGCAGTTCAGACAAATAACCAAGAATAAACCATCATTTCAAAATGATGATAGTTTAAAAAGGATACTGTATTTAGCTTCAAAGAAAATTGTCGAACGATGGACACAACGTTGTCGAAATTGGGACGTTGTTTTAAACCAATTAAACATCATGTTTTCGGACAGAATCGCTGGATGA
- a CDS encoding HAD family hydrolase — MNNLNGKLVVFDLDGTLNKTHLYSVPAHKKALAEFGIFDKTDEFIISTYGSRAQDSVGLLMEGCDSKTATTYLKKVSQYESEFITDLGQEFDGVSTMLDKLKESGYQTAVCSNASERYIRMVLNALKLIDKIDYIQPLLPDITKNDTLEMLLKRVNPTKAVMVGDRYYDKDAARYNHIPFIGCLYGFKSSDVEDADIAVKSPIDIYEAVETLIG, encoded by the coding sequence ATGAATAACCTGAACGGAAAACTAGTCGTATTCGATTTAGACGGAACACTAAACAAAACACATCTATACTCTGTACCGGCGCATAAAAAGGCCCTTGCTGAATTCGGTATTTTCGACAAAACCGACGAATTTATTATTTCAACCTATGGTTCAAGAGCACAAGATAGTGTTGGGCTGCTAATGGAAGGATGCGATTCAAAAACCGCTACTACTTACTTGAAAAAGGTTTCTCAATATGAAAGCGAATTTATTACCGATCTTGGACAAGAATTTGATGGTGTTAGCACTATGTTGGACAAGCTAAAAGAAAGTGGTTACCAAACTGCTGTTTGTTCGAACGCTTCTGAACGTTATATAAGAATGGTACTAAATGCTTTAAAACTAATTGATAAAATTGATTACATACAACCTTTACTACCTGACATTACGAAAAACGATACTTTAGAAATGCTATTAAAAAGAGTGAACCCAACAAAAGCAGTAATGGTTGGTGACCGTTATTATGACAAAGATGCTGCTCGTTATAATCATATTCCTTTCATTGGTTGTTTATATGGTTTTAAATCATCCGACGTTGAAGACGCAGATATTGCAGTTAAATCACCAATTGATATTTATGAAGCAGTTGAAACATTAATCGGTTAA
- a CDS encoding NAD(P)/FAD-dependent oxidoreductase, with protein sequence MKYDVIVIGGGAAGLMAASVAAQYQKKVLLLDKNERLGRKLLITGKGRCNVTNDCDLNDFLKNIPTNPKFLYSALSQFTTQDSKAFFEEQNVPLKTERGNRVFPVSDKAADVCNALANSCKHNNVIVKAERVIAITQSEAQITGVKCESGEHYSASSVIIATGGLSYPLTGSNGDGYALAKALGHTITAIRPSLVPLESNDEVCKDLQGLSLKNVEVSLFDKQKNKVIFKELGEMLFTHFGLTGPLILSASSHIQEMEPNRYIISIDLKPGLSESQLDARVLRDFQKNANKDFVNGLGELLPRKMIPIIVANSKIPPFTKINQITKEMRKDLVQAIKCLEIEISNFRPIDEAIITSGGIKTTEINPKTMESKLINGLFFAGEVIDVDGYTGGFNLQIAFSTGYLAGLNC encoded by the coding sequence ATGAAATATGATGTAATTGTTATTGGCGGTGGAGCAGCAGGTCTTATGGCGGCTTCTGTTGCAGCCCAATATCAAAAAAAAGTACTATTATTAGATAAAAATGAACGTTTAGGTAGAAAGCTTCTTATTACAGGAAAAGGTAGATGTAATGTTACGAACGATTGCGATTTGAATGACTTTTTGAAAAACATTCCTACTAATCCTAAATTTTTATATAGTGCATTGTCGCAATTTACAACGCAAGATAGCAAAGCTTTTTTTGAAGAGCAAAATGTTCCGTTAAAGACAGAGCGTGGCAATCGAGTATTTCCCGTTTCCGATAAGGCAGCCGATGTTTGTAATGCACTTGCAAATAGCTGCAAACATAACAATGTAATTGTTAAGGCTGAACGTGTTATTGCCATAACGCAATCAGAAGCACAAATTACCGGAGTGAAATGTGAAAGCGGCGAGCATTACTCAGCTTCTAGCGTAATTATTGCAACAGGTGGACTTTCTTATCCTTTAACAGGCTCAAACGGGGATGGTTATGCATTAGCAAAAGCGTTAGGCCATACAATAACTGCTATTAGGCCATCTTTAGTTCCTTTGGAATCAAATGACGAAGTATGTAAGGATTTACAAGGCTTATCTTTAAAGAACGTTGAAGTATCATTGTTTGATAAGCAAAAGAACAAAGTGATTTTTAAAGAACTTGGTGAGATGCTCTTTACTCATTTTGGATTAACGGGACCATTGATATTAAGCGCAAGCTCTCATATTCAAGAAATGGAGCCAAATAGATATATTATTTCGATTGATTTAAAGCCTGGTTTAAGTGAATCACAACTTGATGCAAGAGTGTTACGCGATTTTCAAAAAAATGCGAATAAAGATTTTGTTAACGGTTTAGGCGAGTTATTGCCTCGAAAGATGATACCCATTATCGTTGCAAATTCAAAAATTCCGCCTTTTACTAAGATTAATCAAATTACGAAAGAAATGCGTAAGGATTTAGTACAAGCAATAAAATGCTTAGAAATAGAAATTAGTAATTTCAGACCGATTGATGAAGCAATTATTACTTCAGGTGGAATTAAAACAACTGAAATTAACCCAAAAACAATGGAGTCTAAGCTAATTAACGGATTATTCTTTGCCGGAGAAGTAATTGATGTCGATGGCTATACCGGCGGATTTAATCTGCAAATTGCATTTTCGACAGGTTATTTAGCTGGATTAAATTGTTAA
- a CDS encoding MATE family efflux transporter, whose amino-acid sequence MTKPKIVREKEFYKTLLTIALPVTLQNLIIFCTQMLDTVMLGELGDVAMSASALANQPFFIFNLLTFGLSGGAAVITAQYWGKREIEPIKIIMTMIIRFAMIMGMIFSIAVLVFPSQIMWIFTKDSQVIQAGVEYLQIIAFSYFFFGFTNTFYSTIRSVEIVKIAVVSNVLALVINGSLNYILIFGHFGAPALGIKGAALATLIARICEFSLGVLFMFFFDKKLKIRPKDFLKFDKILFQDLIKISSPVVANELMWSLGMTMQAALMGNLGKHVVSANSIISVVQQLSTVAVFGVASAAAVMIGKAIGEGDMQKARDRGHTFKIISIIFGVFVTVVIILLRNVAIDFYNVSAQAKALAHQLIYISALIGFFVSIAGIGIVGILRGGGDTKFSLWIEIAALWGIAVPFAYLAAFVLKWPVPAVYCVMKIDEPVKDTLCLIRMRGTRWLKNVTRDNLEV is encoded by the coding sequence ATGACAAAACCAAAAATAGTGCGAGAGAAAGAATTTTATAAAACTCTTTTAACCATCGCGTTACCCGTTACGTTGCAAAACTTAATCATTTTTTGTACGCAAATGCTAGATACCGTTATGTTGGGTGAATTAGGCGATGTTGCAATGTCTGCTTCCGCTTTGGCAAACCAACCTTTTTTCATTTTCAATTTATTAACCTTTGGACTTTCAGGTGGAGCGGCAGTAATTACTGCACAATATTGGGGAAAGCGTGAAATAGAGCCAATTAAAATTATTATGACTATGATTATTCGATTTGCAATGATTATGGGAATGATTTTTAGTATTGCAGTACTAGTGTTTCCATCGCAAATAATGTGGATTTTTACTAAGGATTCACAAGTGATTCAAGCAGGAGTCGAATATTTACAAATTATTGCATTTTCTTATTTTTTCTTTGGATTTACCAATACTTTTTATTCTACAATTCGAAGCGTTGAAATAGTGAAAATTGCTGTTGTTTCTAATGTTCTTGCTCTTGTTATAAATGGCTCTTTAAATTATATTTTAATTTTCGGTCATTTCGGAGCACCTGCACTAGGAATAAAAGGTGCAGCGTTAGCAACACTAATTGCAAGAATATGTGAGTTCTCTTTAGGCGTATTATTTATGTTTTTCTTTGATAAAAAGCTAAAAATTCGTCCAAAAGATTTTTTAAAGTTTGATAAAATATTGTTTCAAGATTTAATTAAAATTAGTTCACCTGTAGTAGCCAACGAGTTAATGTGGTCATTAGGAATGACTATGCAGGCTGCTTTAATGGGTAACCTAGGAAAACATGTTGTTTCTGCAAACTCAATTATCAGCGTAGTACAACAGCTTTCAACGGTTGCTGTATTTGGAGTTGCAAGTGCGGCAGCTGTTATGATTGGTAAAGCAATTGGCGAAGGTGATATGCAAAAAGCGCGTGATCGTGGACATACCTTTAAAATAATATCAATTATATTCGGCGTTTTTGTAACGGTAGTAATCATATTATTAAGGAATGTTGCAATTGATTTTTATAATGTATCAGCACAAGCAAAGGCTTTAGCACATCAACTAATCTATATTTCTGCATTGATTGGATTTTTTGTTTCTATTGCAGGTATTGGCATTGTTGGTATCCTGCGTGGAGGCGGAGACACTAAGTTTTCATTATGGATTGAAATAGCTGCATTGTGGGGTATTGCTGTCCCATTTGCTTATCTTGCAGCTTTTGTATTGAAATGGCCGGTTCCAGCAGTTTACTGTGTTATGAAAATCGATGAACCTGTTAAAGATACATTGTGTTTAATTCGTATGCGGGGAACTCGATGGTTAAAAAATGTAACACGAGATAACTTAGAAGTATAA
- a CDS encoding response regulator, with the protein MYSLIIVEDEPIEREALKLLIRNNFPNIEIVGEAANGFEAMDLYKIHCPDIMMVDINMPGITGLQTIKEIKSLNCKTKFIILTSYSKFEYAKEAIHLGVEDFILKPTNIAQITEIFKNLTNKLDEQKSKEKINSELRSKLKKSKDLIESDCVLSFVSGITNEKSEQICEVLDMNIKSGFCIIVNIKDRRESLLFNIKMNLVKLGFNCIGKIMHNYIVFFILSQEILEARRMKEITNFICMLIKESLPDKEFYISAGSIYESIMQFHVSYFEALTANKYAKQNNTNFALYQDIKDSKMNTEVDFNFYVKKISGIILQGEEDNLGQIIDNFTIELTQCYEQDWSIAIQSLYKFSILLEKEVAVNNSLELFSDDQLKMQITNIKNFNDIKLYLSLFIDKIYNSVKICRSYTVNTQVNTALDYIRQNFNKNISLDDVAKHLNISSYYASKLIKKYMAKNFTDILTEYRIDNAKKLLSTTSLTKKEITYQSGFNSQHYFANIFKKYVGITPSEYRNMVAMSDFLTKNNK; encoded by the coding sequence ATGTACAGCCTAATTATAGTTGAGGATGAACCGATAGAACGTGAGGCTTTAAAATTGTTGATTCGCAACAATTTTCCCAATATAGAGATTGTAGGTGAAGCCGCGAATGGATTTGAAGCAATGGATTTATATAAAATTCATTGTCCGGATATAATGATGGTTGATATTAATATGCCTGGCATTACGGGTTTACAAACAATTAAAGAAATTAAAAGTTTAAATTGCAAAACGAAATTTATTATATTAACCTCGTATAGCAAATTTGAGTATGCAAAAGAAGCAATTCATTTAGGCGTTGAAGATTTTATTTTAAAGCCTACCAATATTGCTCAAATAACTGAAATTTTTAAAAACTTAACAAACAAGCTAGACGAGCAAAAGAGTAAAGAAAAAATAAATTCAGAATTGCGAAGTAAATTAAAAAAGAGCAAAGATTTAATTGAAAGTGATTGTGTATTAAGCTTTGTTTCCGGTATTACAAATGAAAAATCCGAGCAAATTTGTGAAGTCCTTGATATGAATATTAAAAGTGGATTTTGTATTATTGTAAATATTAAAGACAGGAGAGAATCCTTGCTTTTTAATATAAAAATGAATCTAGTAAAGCTAGGTTTTAATTGTATTGGAAAAATAATGCATAATTATATAGTGTTTTTTATATTGAGTCAAGAAATATTAGAAGCAAGAAGGATGAAAGAAATAACCAACTTTATTTGTATGCTGATAAAAGAAAGCTTGCCTGATAAAGAATTCTATATTTCAGCTGGCTCTATATATGAAAGCATTATGCAATTTCACGTTTCATATTTTGAAGCACTTACTGCAAATAAATATGCGAAACAAAATAATACTAATTTTGCTTTGTATCAAGATATAAAGGATTCCAAGATGAATACTGAAGTGGATTTTAATTTTTACGTTAAAAAAATATCGGGTATTATATTGCAAGGTGAGGAAGATAACTTAGGTCAAATCATCGATAATTTTACGATTGAATTAACACAATGCTATGAACAAGATTGGAGTATTGCAATTCAAAGTTTGTATAAATTCAGTATTTTGTTAGAAAAAGAAGTTGCAGTAAATAATTCATTAGAACTTTTTAGTGATGATCAGTTGAAAATGCAGATTACTAATATAAAAAACTTCAATGATATTAAGCTTTATTTAAGCCTTTTTATTGATAAAATCTATAATAGTGTAAAAATATGCAGAAGCTATACTGTTAACACGCAAGTGAATACAGCTTTGGATTATATAAGACAAAATTTTAATAAAAATATCAGTTTAGATGACGTCGCTAAACATCTAAATATTTCCTCATATTATGCAAGTAAATTGATCAAAAAATATATGGCCAAAAATTTTACCGATATATTAACCGAATATCGAATAGATAATGCGAAAAAGCTCTTATCTACCACTTCACTTACTAAAAAGGAGATTACATATCAATCAGGTTTCAATAGCCAACATTATTTTGCAAATATATTTAAAAAATATGTTGGAATCACCCCTTCTGAATATAGAAATATGGTTGCTATGTCAGATTTTTTAACAAAAAATAATAAATGA
- a CDS encoding MurR/RpiR family transcriptional regulator has translation MSSNILNVIEAKMIDFSKGQRCIATYILNHYDKAAYMTAAKLGVAAGVSESTVVRFAFELGFDGYPELQQELAEMIKNKLTSIQRIEVASEQIGETDVLDKVLNIDINKIRKTLEETSRKDFDGAVDALAEAKSIYILGSRSASVLARFLALYFNIMFDSVKLIHTTSSSEMFEQIMRIKEHDIIIGISFPRYSKKTVKAMEFAANQGAKVIAITDSATSPLAKSADFFLQARSDMVSFVDSLVAPLSLINALIVAVGLRKGDELKKTFDKLESIWDEYDVYQKSEDNQ, from the coding sequence ATGAGTAGTAATATTTTAAATGTAATTGAAGCAAAAATGATTGATTTTTCAAAAGGTCAGCGTTGTATTGCAACCTATATTCTGAATCACTATGATAAAGCAGCCTATATGACTGCGGCAAAGCTTGGGGTTGCGGCTGGAGTAAGCGAATCTACAGTTGTACGTTTCGCTTTTGAGCTTGGTTTTGATGGCTATCCCGAGTTACAACAAGAGCTAGCTGAAATGATTAAAAACAAGCTGACATCAATACAACGTATTGAAGTAGCAAGCGAGCAAATAGGCGAGACTGATGTTTTAGATAAAGTTTTAAATATTGATATTAACAAGATAAGAAAAACATTAGAAGAAACTTCAAGAAAAGATTTTGATGGAGCAGTAGATGCTTTAGCAGAAGCTAAATCCATTTATATTCTTGGCTCAAGAAGTGCATCTGTATTAGCACGATTCTTAGCATTATATTTTAATATCATGTTTGATAGTGTAAAGCTTATTCATACTACAAGTTCAAGCGAGATGTTTGAGCAGATTATGCGGATTAAAGAGCATGATATAATTATCGGTATCAGTTTTCCTCGATACTCAAAGAAAACGGTAAAGGCAATGGAGTTTGCTGCAAACCAAGGTGCAAAAGTAATTGCAATTACAGATAGCGCAACTTCACCATTAGCAAAAAGTGCAGACTTTTTCTTACAAGCAAGAAGTGACATGGTTTCTTTTGTTGACTCATTAGTAGCACCATTAAGTTTAATAAATGCACTGATTGTTGCAGTTGGCTTAAGAAAAGGCGATGAATTGAAAAAAACATTTGATAAATTGGAAAGCATATGGGATGAATATGATGTTTATCAAAAGTCAGAGGATAATCAATGA
- a CDS encoding FumA C-terminus/TtdB family hydratase beta subunit: MFQIAIVKIHTDDLKHAVSSLHAYDKVLLTGTIYTARDAAHKLLVSQLAKKEELPFSLNGAAIYYAGPTKAPDHLPIGSCGPTTSSRMDVFTPTLLDEGLSMVIGKGERNQDVIDSLVKNKAVYLCAIGGAGALACKCIKSCEVIAYEFLGCESVKKLYVEDFPLIVAIDSEGNNIFAAEEK; encoded by the coding sequence GTGTTTCAAATCGCTATCGTAAAAATACATACCGATGATTTAAAGCATGCAGTGTCATCATTGCATGCTTATGATAAGGTTTTATTAACTGGAACAATTTATACAGCACGAGATGCTGCTCATAAATTATTAGTATCACAATTGGCAAAGAAAGAGGAATTGCCTTTTTCTTTAAATGGAGCTGCAATTTATTATGCTGGTCCAACAAAAGCACCTGACCATTTACCAATAGGTTCTTGTGGACCAACAACATCTTCAAGAATGGATGTCTTTACGCCAACGTTGCTGGATGAGGGACTGTCTATGGTAATCGGAAAAGGCGAACGAAATCAAGATGTGATAGACTCATTAGTAAAAAACAAGGCCGTATATTTATGCGCAATAGGTGGAGCTGGTGCGCTTGCTTGCAAGTGTATTAAAAGCTGTGAAGTAATCGCATATGAGTTTTTAGGATGTGAATCTGTTAAAAAACTATATGTAGAGGATTTCCCACTCATCGTTGCAATTGATTCCGAAGGAAACAATATATTTGCGGCAGAGGAAAAATAG